One Desulfovibrio fairfieldensis genomic window carries:
- the infB gene encoding translation initiation factor IF-2 — protein MPEEKIKIKDLAGELDVQSKDMLRALRDLGLPAKTTAGSVSVEDAARLRDHFAGRKQGGVERTEVQPNVIVRRRRKDAAPAEPARPAVAPSAAAPGEKASEAEVAPAAKAETESAPVAAVSTATAEKAAAEAPVADARADAPEGATAQAAAPEVAETPAAAPKAQKTARVVAAARVISRPGDEPARPVAPEAPVAPVEEEKAAAPEAPASEPPAEAPEKSAKTSRLARPDASAVPEGSSAPSLLPRAAESRSEGGQTDDAAPASDDAGEAAPRRASRPEPAAPQVRIISRPAPGSQDSRPAPRSAPGFRPGGPGRPGDGPRSPRPGGPGRPGGPAGAGRPGGTGAPRPGGPGRPGGFGQPAPAQPTDGRDGQSKKKRLKGRRTVDFQQGDFARRQSDDDSPRLNRGKGRRKGGKPVNLPQATQPLKAAKRKIRVTEAIRVADMAHQMGLKANEIIKVLFGLGVMATINQSLDIDTATLVAAEFGYEVEKAGFSEDDYLLPKEADAPETLKQRPPVVTIMGHVDHGKTSLLDAIRKSNVTRGEAGGITQHIGAYHVKTKRGEIVFLDTPGHEAFTAMRARGAQVTDLVILVVAADDGVMEQTREAINHSRAANVPIMVAVNKMDKPGADPDRVLRELAELGLQPEDWGGDTIVAKVSAKTRLGLDDLLEMVALQSEIMELKANPDKPARGHIVEAKLDKGRGPIATVLIQEGTLKQGDNFVCGPFSGRVRALTNDQGKKVKEAGPSLPVEVQGFEGVPVAGEEFFVVADEKLARRIADSRAAKQRERDLASESRVTLETFLSQRASDQETLTLNLVVKADVQGSLEAITEALNKQSTDKVRLNVVHGGTGAITESDILLASASKAIIIGFNVRPTSKIKDVAEHENVDIRFYDIIYKLVDDIKSAMAGLLAPVQREVYLGQAEVRETFSVPKIGVIAGSYVADGKIARNAGVRLLRDGVVVYTGKISSLKRFKDDAKEVVKGNECGVGLENFNDVKIGDIIEAFETVEEAATL, from the coding sequence ATGCCTGAAGAAAAAATTAAGATAAAGGATCTCGCCGGAGAGCTCGACGTGCAGTCCAAGGACATGCTGCGCGCTCTGCGTGATCTTGGCCTTCCGGCCAAGACCACGGCTGGCTCCGTGTCCGTGGAGGACGCGGCGCGCCTGCGCGACCATTTCGCCGGCCGGAAGCAGGGCGGCGTGGAGCGCACGGAGGTCCAGCCCAATGTCATCGTGCGCCGCCGCCGCAAGGACGCCGCGCCCGCCGAACCCGCGCGCCCGGCCGTTGCGCCGTCCGCTGCCGCGCCGGGAGAAAAGGCCTCCGAGGCCGAAGTCGCTCCCGCGGCCAAAGCTGAAACGGAAAGCGCGCCTGTCGCTGCCGTAAGCACGGCCACGGCTGAAAAAGCCGCAGCCGAGGCCCCGGTGGCCGACGCCCGCGCTGATGCGCCGGAAGGCGCCACGGCCCAGGCCGCCGCTCCGGAAGTTGCGGAAACGCCCGCTGCCGCGCCCAAGGCACAGAAGACCGCCCGTGTGGTGGCCGCCGCGCGCGTCATCAGCCGCCCTGGCGACGAACCCGCGCGCCCGGTCGCGCCCGAAGCTCCTGTTGCGCCCGTTGAGGAGGAAAAGGCAGCCGCTCCCGAGGCTCCGGCCAGCGAACCCCCCGCCGAAGCCCCGGAAAAAAGCGCCAAAACCTCCCGCCTGGCCCGGCCCGACGCCTCGGCTGTGCCCGAGGGCTCTTCCGCGCCCAGCCTGCTCCCGCGTGCGGCAGAATCCCGTTCCGAGGGCGGGCAGACGGACGATGCCGCGCCCGCGTCGGACGATGCCGGTGAAGCCGCGCCGCGTCGCGCATCCCGGCCTGAACCCGCCGCGCCCCAGGTGCGGATCATTTCACGTCCCGCGCCCGGTTCGCAGGACAGCCGCCCCGCCCCACGTTCCGCGCCCGGCTTCCGCCCCGGCGGTCCCGGACGGCCCGGCGACGGCCCGCGTTCACCCCGTCCCGGCGGCCCGGGCAGACCCGGCGGCCCCGCGGGCGCTGGCAGACCCGGAGGCACGGGCGCCCCGCGTCCCGGTGGTCCCGGACGGCCCGGCGGTTTCGGCCAGCCCGCGCCCGCCCAGCCCACTGACGGACGTGACGGTCAGAGCAAGAAAAAACGGCTCAAGGGCCGCCGTACCGTGGACTTCCAGCAGGGAGATTTCGCCCGCCGCCAGAGCGACGATGATTCGCCGCGCCTGAACCGGGGCAAGGGACGCCGCAAGGGCGGCAAGCCCGTGAATCTGCCCCAGGCCACCCAGCCCCTGAAGGCGGCCAAGCGCAAGATCCGCGTCACGGAAGCCATCCGCGTGGCGGACATGGCCCATCAGATGGGCCTCAAGGCCAATGAAATCATCAAGGTGCTCTTCGGCCTGGGCGTGATGGCGACCATCAACCAGTCCCTGGACATCGACACCGCCACCCTGGTGGCCGCCGAGTTCGGCTACGAAGTGGAAAAGGCGGGCTTCTCCGAGGATGACTATCTCCTGCCCAAGGAGGCCGACGCGCCTGAAACCCTGAAGCAGCGCCCGCCGGTGGTGACCATCATGGGTCACGTGGACCACGGCAAGACCTCGTTGCTGGACGCCATCCGCAAATCCAACGTGACCCGCGGCGAAGCGGGCGGCATCACCCAGCACATCGGCGCCTACCACGTGAAGACCAAGCGCGGCGAAATTGTCTTTCTGGACACGCCGGGCCACGAGGCCTTCACGGCCATGCGGGCGCGCGGCGCGCAGGTCACGGACCTGGTCATCCTGGTAGTGGCCGCCGATGACGGCGTCATGGAGCAGACCCGCGAGGCCATCAACCACTCGCGCGCGGCCAACGTGCCCATCATGGTGGCCGTGAACAAAATGGACAAGCCCGGCGCCGACCCGGACCGCGTGCTGCGCGAGCTGGCCGAGCTGGGTCTCCAGCCTGAGGATTGGGGCGGCGACACCATTGTGGCCAAGGTTTCGGCCAAGACCCGCCTGGGCCTGGACGATCTGCTGGAAATGGTGGCCCTGCAATCGGAAATCATGGAGCTCAAGGCCAACCCGGACAAACCCGCGCGCGGCCATATTGTGGAAGCCAAGCTGGACAAGGGCCGCGGCCCCATCGCCACGGTGCTGATTCAGGAAGGCACGCTCAAGCAGGGCGACAACTTCGTCTGCGGGCCCTTCTCGGGCCGCGTGCGCGCCCTGACCAACGACCAGGGCAAGAAGGTCAAGGAAGCCGGACCCTCCCTGCCCGTGGAAGTGCAGGGCTTTGAGGGTGTGCCCGTGGCGGGCGAGGAATTCTTTGTGGTGGCCGACGAAAAGCTGGCCCGCCGCATCGCCGATTCCCGCGCGGCCAAGCAGCGCGAACGCGATCTGGCCTCCGAATCCCGAGTCACGCTGGAAACGTTCCTCTCCCAGCGGGCTTCGGATCAGGAAACCCTGACCCTCAATCTGGTGGTCAAAGCCGACGTGCAGGGCAGCCTGGAAGCCATTACCGAGGCTCTGAACAAGCAGAGCACGGACAAGGTGCGCCTCAACGTGGTGCATGGCGGCACCGGCGCGATCACGGAATCCGACATTCTGCTGGCGTCGGCCTCCAAGGCCATCATCATCGGCTTCAACGTGCGTCCCACGTCCAAGATCAAGGACGTGGCCGAGCACGAGAACGTGGACATCCGCTTCTACGATATCATCTACAAGCTGGTGGATGACATCAAGAGCGCCATGGCCGGCCTGCTGGCCCCGGTGCAGCGCGAGGTCTACCTGGGTCAGGCCGAGGTGCGCGAGACCTTCAGCGTGCCCAAGATCGGCGTCATTGCCGGTTCCTATGTGGCGGACGGCAAGATCGCCCGCAATGCCGGGGTGCGCCTGCTGCGCGACGGCGTGGTGGTCTATACCGGCAAGATCTCGTCCCTCAAGCGTTTCAAGGATGACGCCAAGGAAGTGGTCAAGGGCAATGAATGCGGCGTGGGCCTGGAGAACTTCAACGACGTCAAGATCGGCGACATTATTGAAGCCTTCGAGACTGTGGAGGAAGCGGCGACGCTGTAG
- a CDS encoding DUF503 domain-containing protein, protein MFMAVLTVEFSLDGNDNLKAKRRVANSLKQKTRNKFNVAIAEAGTEDCLTRLRLAVVSISNSETHLRSRMDKCALMMEAVCSEEMVGSQVEIYAAD, encoded by the coding sequence ATGTTCATGGCGGTTCTGACCGTCGAATTCAGCCTGGACGGCAACGACAACCTCAAGGCCAAGCGCCGCGTCGCCAACAGCCTGAAACAAAAAACCCGCAACAAATTCAACGTGGCCATCGCCGAAGCAGGCACCGAGGACTGCCTCACCCGCCTGCGTCTGGCCGTGGTTTCCATTTCCAACAGCGAAACCCACCTCCGTAGCCGCATGGACAAATGCGCCCTGATGATGGAAGCGGTCTGCTCCGAGGAAATGGTGGGCAGCCAGGTGGAGATTTATGCCGCAGACTGA
- the nusA gene encoding transcription termination factor NusA has product MNLELKKAIDQISKDKGLDRDMLIDTLEDAVRTSVLRRFSEDMDVEVTYNDDTGDIEVYQFKIVVEDDDVANEDTQIALADAREHDPSVQLDDEMGFRVKVEDLGRIAAQSAKQVIIQRMRDAEQEIIYEEYKDRVGEIVSGIIQRRDKGGWVVNLGRTEAILPREEQIPREHYKRGDRVQALIIEVRKEGRGPQVVISRAHRDYMAALFRREVPEVDDGVVQIMGVARDPGSRAKVAVLSRERDVDPVGACVGVRGSRIQNIVQELRGERIDIVVWSPEIATYARNALAPALVSRIVVDEEENLLEVIVPDDQLTNAIGRKGQNVKLAARLLGWKVDIFTETRYNEANAIGHGLEQVASVAEVSIEALLEAGYSSLDALREASDEELADKLTISASRISDLRSAINFLAPVVESTPESSAVELGRAAGTEEAEDGDARPEEDGAEPDAAPETAEDAGSGDAEK; this is encoded by the coding sequence CTGGAAGACGCCGTGCGCACCTCGGTGCTGCGCCGCTTCAGCGAGGATATGGACGTGGAAGTGACCTACAATGACGACACCGGCGACATTGAGGTATACCAGTTCAAAATCGTGGTGGAAGACGACGACGTGGCCAACGAGGACACTCAGATTGCCTTGGCCGACGCCCGCGAGCATGATCCCTCCGTACAGTTGGACGACGAAATGGGCTTCCGGGTCAAGGTGGAGGACCTGGGACGCATCGCGGCCCAGTCCGCCAAGCAGGTCATCATCCAGCGCATGCGCGACGCCGAGCAGGAAATCATTTACGAGGAATACAAGGACCGCGTGGGCGAAATCGTCTCCGGCATCATCCAGCGCCGCGACAAGGGCGGCTGGGTGGTCAACCTGGGCCGCACCGAGGCCATTCTGCCCCGTGAGGAGCAGATCCCGCGCGAACATTACAAGCGCGGCGACCGCGTGCAGGCCCTGATCATCGAAGTGCGCAAGGAGGGACGCGGCCCGCAGGTGGTCATCTCCCGCGCGCACCGCGACTACATGGCCGCCCTGTTCCGCCGCGAAGTGCCGGAAGTGGACGACGGCGTTGTGCAGATCATGGGCGTGGCCCGCGATCCCGGTTCCCGCGCCAAGGTGGCCGTGCTCTCGCGCGAACGGGACGTGGACCCGGTGGGCGCCTGCGTGGGCGTGCGCGGCTCGCGCATCCAGAACATCGTGCAGGAGCTGCGCGGCGAACGCATCGACATCGTGGTCTGGAGCCCGGAGATCGCCACCTACGCCCGCAACGCCCTGGCCCCGGCCCTGGTTTCGCGCATCGTGGTGGACGAGGAGGAAAACCTCCTGGAAGTCATCGTGCCCGACGACCAGCTCACCAACGCCATCGGCCGCAAGGGCCAGAACGTCAAGCTGGCCGCGCGCCTTCTGGGCTGGAAGGTCGATATCTTTACCGAAACCCGCTACAACGAGGCCAATGCCATCGGCCACGGCCTGGAGCAGGTCGCCAGCGTGGCGGAAGTATCCATTGAAGCTCTGCTGGAAGCGGGCTATTCCTCGCTGGACGCGCTGCGTGAAGCCAGCGACGAGGAACTGGCCGACAAGCTGACCATCAGCGCTTCGCGCATTTCCGACCTGCGCTCGGCCATCAACTTCCTGGCGCCGGTAGTGGAGAGCACGCCCGAGTCCTCGGCCGTGGAGCTGGGCAGGGCCGCCGGGACAGAGGAAGCGGAAGACGGGGACGCCCGGCCCGAAGAAGACGGGGCGGAGCCTGATGCGGCACCCGAAACAGCGGAAGACGCCGGAAGCGGCGATGCGGAAAAATAA
- a CDS encoding YlxR family protein — protein sequence MRKNKAAATARESGPEAPEQRKRPEGPVRMCVICRRRFSKADVNRHVLTPQGNLSIDVEKTRPGRGWYVCSDPVCERKFAKYRPGTRRAAAVARGTSVTDADSSDAAADKRKKNVALAVAAQPLTDKDSSATVGDSFDKGGNHA from the coding sequence ATGCGGAAAAATAAGGCCGCCGCAACGGCGCGGGAATCCGGCCCGGAAGCGCCGGAACAACGAAAAAGGCCGGAAGGTCCGGTGCGGATGTGCGTTATCTGCCGCCGCCGTTTTTCCAAGGCCGACGTGAACCGCCATGTGCTGACCCCGCAGGGGAATTTGAGTATTGACGTAGAAAAAACCAGACCGGGCAGGGGCTGGTATGTGTGTTCCGATCCTGTCTGCGAGCGAAAATTCGCGAAATACAGGCCCGGCACACGGCGCGCGGCAGCCGTGGCACGAGGAACGAGTGTTACGGATGCCGACAGCAGCGATGCGGCAGCCGATAAGCGAAAAAAGAACGTTGCTTTAGCTGTTGCGGCGCAACCGCTTACAGATAAGGACAGCAGCGCTACGGTTGGCGACAGCTTTGATAAGGGGGGTAACCATGCCTGA